The following coding sequences are from one Pseudonocardia sp. EC080619-01 window:
- a CDS encoding VOC family protein, which translates to MTDPRATVTGIHTIGVPVTDQDAATAFYRDVLGFEVRADVHIDELGSRWIELAPAGSPVTVALVRADGNDPAGREIGIRFTTPDAAALHARFTGEGVDVDELLTWPGVPPMFVFRDRDGNGLEIVEAS; encoded by the coding sequence ATGACCGATCCACGTGCCACCGTCACCGGGATCCACACCATCGGTGTCCCGGTGACCGACCAGGACGCGGCGACCGCGTTCTACCGGGACGTCCTCGGCTTCGAGGTACGCGCCGACGTGCACATCGACGAGCTCGGGTCCCGCTGGATCGAGCTGGCGCCGGCGGGCTCGCCGGTCACCGTCGCCCTGGTGCGCGCCGACGGGAACGACCCGGCGGGGCGGGAGATCGGCATCCGGTTCACGACCCCCGACGCGGCCGCGCTGCACGCCCGGTTCACGGGGGAGGGCGTGGACGTCGACGAGCTGCTCACCTGGCCGGGAGTGCCGCCGATGTTCGTGTTCCGTGACCGGGACGGCAACGGCCTGGAGATCGTCGAGGCGTCGTGA
- a CDS encoding aldo/keto reductase has translation MAIGTRRLGDLTVSAQGLGCMGMSQSYGAGDESESIATIHRALDLGVTLLDTANVYGDGANEELVGRAIADRRDRVVLATKFGIVRDADGNQAANGDPAYVRRCVEESLRRLGVDHIDLYYQHRVDPDTPIEETVGALKELVDAGTIRHYGLSECGADTVRRAHAVHPPAAVQSEWSLWTRGIEESVAPACAELGIGVVPFSPLGRGFLTGAITSTGQFGENDMRRGLPRFSEDNLAANLAIVEALRTIAERRGVTPGQLALAWVQGRGEHVVPIPGTKRRTYLEQNVAAAELELTADELAGIEAAAPASAVAGERYPEHLQRNVGR, from the coding sequence ATGGCTATCGGAACGCGCAGGCTGGGCGACCTCACCGTGTCGGCGCAGGGGCTCGGCTGCATGGGCATGTCGCAGAGCTACGGCGCCGGGGACGAGTCGGAGTCGATCGCGACGATCCACCGCGCCCTCGATCTCGGGGTCACGCTGCTGGACACCGCGAACGTCTACGGCGACGGCGCCAACGAGGAGCTCGTCGGCCGGGCTATCGCCGACCGGCGGGACCGGGTGGTGCTGGCGACGAAGTTCGGGATCGTCCGCGACGCCGACGGCAACCAGGCCGCGAACGGCGACCCCGCGTACGTCCGGCGGTGCGTCGAGGAGTCCCTGCGCCGCCTGGGCGTCGACCACATCGACCTCTACTACCAGCACCGGGTCGACCCGGACACGCCGATCGAGGAGACCGTCGGGGCACTGAAGGAGCTCGTCGACGCCGGCACGATCCGGCACTACGGCCTCTCCGAGTGCGGCGCCGACACCGTGCGCCGCGCGCACGCCGTGCACCCGCCGGCGGCCGTGCAGTCGGAGTGGTCGCTGTGGACCCGCGGCATCGAGGAGTCCGTCGCGCCCGCCTGTGCCGAGCTGGGCATCGGCGTCGTGCCGTTCTCCCCGCTCGGCCGCGGCTTCCTCACCGGCGCGATCACCTCCACCGGGCAGTTCGGCGAGAACGACATGCGCCGCGGCCTGCCCCGCTTCTCCGAGGACAACCTCGCGGCCAACCTCGCGATCGTCGAGGCGCTGCGGACCATCGCGGAGCGCCGCGGCGTGACCCCCGGCCAGCTCGCGCTGGCGTGGGTGCAGGGCCGGGGCGAGCACGTCGTGCCGATCCCCGGCACGAAGCGGCGGACCTACCTGGAGCAGAACGTCGCGGCCGCGGAGCTGGAGCTGACCGCCGACGAGCTCGCCGGGATCGAGGCCGCCGCGCCTGCGTCCGCGGTCGCCGGTGAGCGCTACCCGGAGCACCTGCAGCGCAACGTCGGCCGCTGA